One genomic segment of Rhinolophus sinicus isolate RSC01 linkage group LG11, ASM3656204v1, whole genome shotgun sequence includes these proteins:
- the ASIC3 gene encoding acid-sensing ion channel 3 isoform X3, with amino-acid sequence MKTSSGPEEARRPASDIRVFASSCTLHGLGHVFGPGSLTPRRGLWAVAVLLSLAAFLYQVAERVRYYGEFHHETALDERESHQLTFPAVTLCNINPLRRSRLTPNDLHWAGPALLGLEPAEHAAFLRALGRPPTSPGFMPSPTFDMARLYARAGHTLEDMLLDCRYRGQPCGPENFTAIFTRMGQCYTFNSGANGAELLTTPKGGAGNGLEVMLDVQEDEYLPVWKDVEETPFEVGIRVQIHSQEEPPIIDQLGFGVAPGYQTFVSCQQQQLSFLPAPWGDCSSRSLDPDFDSESSDPLGPPGPTPGPRPPYSLMGCRLACETRYVARKCGCRMMHMPGGAPVCSPQQYKDCADPTLDAMLRKDACTCPNPCATTRYAKELSMVRMPSRPATRYLARKYNRSEAYIADNVLVLDIFFEALNYQTVEQKAAYEVSELLGDIGGQMGLFIGASLLTILEILDYLCEVFRDRVLGYFWNRKRSQKHSSANLLQEGMGSHGNEVPHLSLGPRPPTPPCAVTRTLSASHRTCYLVTRL; translated from the exons ATGAAGACCTCCTCAGGGCCGGAGGAGGCCCGGCGGCCCGCCTCAGACATCCGCGTGTTTGCCAGCAGCTGCACACTGCATGGGCTGGGCCATGTCTTCGGCCCAGGGAGCCTGACCCCACGCCGGGGGCTGTGGGCTGTGGCTGTGCTCCTGTCGCTGGCTGCCTTCCTCTACCAGGTGGCAGAGAGGGTGCGTTACTACGGGGAGTTCCACCATGAGACGGCCCTGGACGAGCGTGAGAGCCACCAGCTCACCTTCCCAGCTGTCACCCTGTGCAACATCAACCCACTGCGCCGCTCACGCCTCACACCCAACGACCTGCACTGGGCTGGGCCAGCGCTGCTGGGCCTGGAGCCTGCCGAGCATGCCGCCTTCCTGCGCGCCCTGGGCCGGCCCCCCACGTCACCCGGCTTTATGCCCAGTCCCACCTTCGACATGGCCCGACTCTACGCCCGGGCAGGGCACACGCTGGAGGACATGCTGCTGGACTGCCGCTACCGCGGCCAACCGTGCGGGCCGGAGAACTTCACCGCG ATCTTCACCCGGATGGGTCAGTGCTACACCTTCAACTCTGGTGCCAATGGGGCAGAGCTTCTCACCACCCCGAAGGGCGGCGCGGGCAATGGGCTGGAGGTCATGCTGGACGTGCAGGAGGATGAGTACCTGCCCGTGTGGAAGGACGTGG AGGAAACCCCATTTGAGGTGGGAATCCGAGTGCAGATTCACAGCCAGGAGGAGCCACCCATCATTGACCAGCTGGGCTTTGGGGTGGCCCCTGGCTACCAGACTTTTGTGTCCTGCCAGCAGCAGCAA CTGAGCTTCCTGCCAGCGCCCTGGGGCGACTGCAGCTCGAGATCTCTGGACCCTGACTTTGACTCCGAATCCTCTGATCCCCTGGGTCCCCCCGGCCCCACTCCAGGCCCCAGGCCTCCCTATAGTCTAATGGGGTGTCGCCTGGCCTGCGAGACCCGCTACGTGGCTCGGAAATGCGGCTGCCGAATGATGCATATGCCAG GTGGCGCTCCCGTGTGTAGCCCCCAGCAGTACAAGGATTGCGCCGACCCCACGCTGG ATGCCATGCTGCGGAAGGACGCGTGCACCTGCCCCAACCCGTGCGCCACCACGCGCTACGCCAAGGAGCTCTCCATGGTGCGGATGCCGAGCCGCCCCGCCACCCGCTACCTGGCCCGGAAATACAACCGCAGCGAGGCCTACATCGC GGACAACGTGCTGGTACTAGACATCTTCTTTGAGGCCCTCAACTACCAGACAGTGGAGCAGAAGGCGGCCTATGAGGTGTCAGAGCTGCTgg GcgacattgggggccagatggGGCTCTTCATCGGGGCCAGCCTGCTCACCATCCTTGAGATCCTGGACTACCTCTGTGAG GTATTCCGAGACAGGGTCCTGGGATACTTCTGGAACCGAAAGCGCTCCCAAAAGCACTCCAGCGCCAATCTG CTTCAGGAAGGGATGGGCAGCCATGGAAATGAAGTGCCCCATCTCAGCCTGGGCCCCAG GCCTCCCACACCTCCCTGTGCCGTCACCAGGACTCTTTCTGCCTCCCACCGCACCTGCTACCTCGTCACACGGCTCTAG
- the ASIC3 gene encoding acid-sensing ion channel 3 isoform X5, with translation MKTSSGPEEARRPASDIRVFASSCTLHGLGHVFGPGSLTPRRGLWAVAVLLSLAAFLYQVAERVRYYGEFHHETALDERESHQLTFPAVTLCNINPLRRSRLTPNDLHWAGPALLGLEPAEHAAFLRALGRPPTSPGFMPSPTFDMARLYARAGHTLEDMLLDCRYRGQPCGPENFTAIFTRMGQCYTFNSGANGAELLTTPKGGAGNGLEVMLDVQEDEYLPVWKDVEETPFEVGIRVQIHSQEEPPIIDQLGFGVAPGYQTFVSCQQQQLSFLPAPWGDCSSRSLDPDFDSESSDPLGPPGPTPGPRPPYSLMGCRLACETRYVARKCGCRMMHMPGGAPVCSPQQYKDCADPTLDAMLRKDACTCPNPCATTRYAKELSMVRMPSRPATRYLARKYNRSEAYIADNVLVLDIFFEALNYQTVEQKAAYEVSELLGIPRQGPGILLEPKALPKALQRQSASGRDGQPWK, from the exons ATGAAGACCTCCTCAGGGCCGGAGGAGGCCCGGCGGCCCGCCTCAGACATCCGCGTGTTTGCCAGCAGCTGCACACTGCATGGGCTGGGCCATGTCTTCGGCCCAGGGAGCCTGACCCCACGCCGGGGGCTGTGGGCTGTGGCTGTGCTCCTGTCGCTGGCTGCCTTCCTCTACCAGGTGGCAGAGAGGGTGCGTTACTACGGGGAGTTCCACCATGAGACGGCCCTGGACGAGCGTGAGAGCCACCAGCTCACCTTCCCAGCTGTCACCCTGTGCAACATCAACCCACTGCGCCGCTCACGCCTCACACCCAACGACCTGCACTGGGCTGGGCCAGCGCTGCTGGGCCTGGAGCCTGCCGAGCATGCCGCCTTCCTGCGCGCCCTGGGCCGGCCCCCCACGTCACCCGGCTTTATGCCCAGTCCCACCTTCGACATGGCCCGACTCTACGCCCGGGCAGGGCACACGCTGGAGGACATGCTGCTGGACTGCCGCTACCGCGGCCAACCGTGCGGGCCGGAGAACTTCACCGCG ATCTTCACCCGGATGGGTCAGTGCTACACCTTCAACTCTGGTGCCAATGGGGCAGAGCTTCTCACCACCCCGAAGGGCGGCGCGGGCAATGGGCTGGAGGTCATGCTGGACGTGCAGGAGGATGAGTACCTGCCCGTGTGGAAGGACGTGG AGGAAACCCCATTTGAGGTGGGAATCCGAGTGCAGATTCACAGCCAGGAGGAGCCACCCATCATTGACCAGCTGGGCTTTGGGGTGGCCCCTGGCTACCAGACTTTTGTGTCCTGCCAGCAGCAGCAA CTGAGCTTCCTGCCAGCGCCCTGGGGCGACTGCAGCTCGAGATCTCTGGACCCTGACTTTGACTCCGAATCCTCTGATCCCCTGGGTCCCCCCGGCCCCACTCCAGGCCCCAGGCCTCCCTATAGTCTAATGGGGTGTCGCCTGGCCTGCGAGACCCGCTACGTGGCTCGGAAATGCGGCTGCCGAATGATGCATATGCCAG GTGGCGCTCCCGTGTGTAGCCCCCAGCAGTACAAGGATTGCGCCGACCCCACGCTGG ATGCCATGCTGCGGAAGGACGCGTGCACCTGCCCCAACCCGTGCGCCACCACGCGCTACGCCAAGGAGCTCTCCATGGTGCGGATGCCGAGCCGCCCCGCCACCCGCTACCTGGCCCGGAAATACAACCGCAGCGAGGCCTACATCGC GGACAACGTGCTGGTACTAGACATCTTCTTTGAGGCCCTCAACTACCAGACAGTGGAGCAGAAGGCGGCCTATGAGGTGTCAGAGCTGCTgg GTATTCCGAGACAGGGTCCTGGGATACTTCTGGAACCGAAAGCGCTCCCAAAAGCACTCCAGCGCCAATCTG CTTCAGGAAGGGATGGGCAGCCATGGAAATGA
- the ASIC3 gene encoding acid-sensing ion channel 3 isoform X4, with the protein MKTSSGPEEARRPASDIRVFASSCTLHGLGHVFGPGSLTPRRGLWAVAVLLSLAAFLYQVAERVRYYGEFHHETALDERESHQLTFPAVTLCNINPLRRSRLTPNDLHWAGPALLGLEPAEHAAFLRALGRPPTSPGFMPSPTFDMARLYARAGHTLEDMLLDCRYRGQPCGPENFTAIFTRMGQCYTFNSGANGAELLTTPKGGAGNGLEVMLDVQEDEYLPVWKDVEETPFEVGIRVQIHSQEEPPIIDQLGFGVAPGYQTFVSCQQQQLSFLPAPWGDCSSRSLDPDFDSESSDPLGPPGPTPGPRPPYSLMGCRLACETRYVARKCGCRMMHMPGGAPVCSPQQYKDCADPTLDAMLRKDACTCPNPCATTRYAKELSMVRMPSRPATRYLARKYNRSEAYIADNVLVLDIFFEALNYQTVEQKAAYEATLGARWGSSSGPACSPSLRSWTTSVRYSETGSWDTSGTESAPKSTPAPIWPPTPPCAVTRTLSASHRTCYLVTRL; encoded by the exons ATGAAGACCTCCTCAGGGCCGGAGGAGGCCCGGCGGCCCGCCTCAGACATCCGCGTGTTTGCCAGCAGCTGCACACTGCATGGGCTGGGCCATGTCTTCGGCCCAGGGAGCCTGACCCCACGCCGGGGGCTGTGGGCTGTGGCTGTGCTCCTGTCGCTGGCTGCCTTCCTCTACCAGGTGGCAGAGAGGGTGCGTTACTACGGGGAGTTCCACCATGAGACGGCCCTGGACGAGCGTGAGAGCCACCAGCTCACCTTCCCAGCTGTCACCCTGTGCAACATCAACCCACTGCGCCGCTCACGCCTCACACCCAACGACCTGCACTGGGCTGGGCCAGCGCTGCTGGGCCTGGAGCCTGCCGAGCATGCCGCCTTCCTGCGCGCCCTGGGCCGGCCCCCCACGTCACCCGGCTTTATGCCCAGTCCCACCTTCGACATGGCCCGACTCTACGCCCGGGCAGGGCACACGCTGGAGGACATGCTGCTGGACTGCCGCTACCGCGGCCAACCGTGCGGGCCGGAGAACTTCACCGCG ATCTTCACCCGGATGGGTCAGTGCTACACCTTCAACTCTGGTGCCAATGGGGCAGAGCTTCTCACCACCCCGAAGGGCGGCGCGGGCAATGGGCTGGAGGTCATGCTGGACGTGCAGGAGGATGAGTACCTGCCCGTGTGGAAGGACGTGG AGGAAACCCCATTTGAGGTGGGAATCCGAGTGCAGATTCACAGCCAGGAGGAGCCACCCATCATTGACCAGCTGGGCTTTGGGGTGGCCCCTGGCTACCAGACTTTTGTGTCCTGCCAGCAGCAGCAA CTGAGCTTCCTGCCAGCGCCCTGGGGCGACTGCAGCTCGAGATCTCTGGACCCTGACTTTGACTCCGAATCCTCTGATCCCCTGGGTCCCCCCGGCCCCACTCCAGGCCCCAGGCCTCCCTATAGTCTAATGGGGTGTCGCCTGGCCTGCGAGACCCGCTACGTGGCTCGGAAATGCGGCTGCCGAATGATGCATATGCCAG GTGGCGCTCCCGTGTGTAGCCCCCAGCAGTACAAGGATTGCGCCGACCCCACGCTGG ATGCCATGCTGCGGAAGGACGCGTGCACCTGCCCCAACCCGTGCGCCACCACGCGCTACGCCAAGGAGCTCTCCATGGTGCGGATGCCGAGCCGCCCCGCCACCCGCTACCTGGCCCGGAAATACAACCGCAGCGAGGCCTACATCGC GGACAACGTGCTGGTACTAGACATCTTCTTTGAGGCCCTCAACTACCAGACAGTGGAGCAGAAGGCGGCCTATGAG GcgacattgggggccagatggGGCTCTTCATCGGGGCCAGCCTGCTCACCATCCTTGAGATCCTGGACTACCTCTGTGAG GTATTCCGAGACAGGGTCCTGGGATACTTCTGGAACCGAAAGCGCTCCCAAAAGCACTCCAGCGCCAATCTG GCCTCCCACACCTCCCTGTGCCGTCACCAGGACTCTTTCTGCCTCCCACCGCACCTGCTACCTCGTCACACGGCTCTAG
- the CDK5 gene encoding cyclin-dependent kinase 5 isoform X1: MQKYEKLEKIGEGTYGTVFKAKNRETHEIVALKRVRLDDDDEGVPSSALREICLLKELKHKNIVRLHDVLHSDKKLTLVFEFCDQDLKKYFDSCNGDLDPEIVKSFLFQLLKGLGFCHSRNVLHRDLKPQNLLINRVPLREKWGDWGGWSQVLSDGGAGLHTVETPLSCSSHVHQNGELKLADFGLARAFGIPVRCYSAEVVTLWYRPPDVLFGAKLYSTSIDMWSAGCIFAELANAGRPLFPGNDVDDQLKRIFRLLGTPTEEQWPAMTKLPDYKPYPMYPATTSLVNVVPKLNATGRDLLQNLLKCNPVQRISAEEALQHPYFSDFCPP; encoded by the exons ATGCAGAAATACGAGAAACTGGAGAAGATTGGGGAAG GCACCTATGGAACAGTATTCAAGGCTAAAAACCGGGAGACTCATGAGATCGTGGCTCTGAAACGGGTGAGATTGGATGACGATGATGAG GGAGTGCCAAGTTCTGCCCTTCGGGAAATCTGCCTACTCAAAGAGCTGAAGCACAAGAACATCGTCAG GCTTCATGACGTCCTGCATAGCGACAAGAAGCTTACTTTGGTTTTTGAGTTCTGTGACCAG GACCTTAAGAAATATTTCGACAGCTGCAATGGTGACCTAGACCCAGAAATTGTGAAG tCATTCCTCTTCCAGCTGCTAAAAGGCCTGGGATTTTGTCACAGTCGCAACGTGCTGCACAGGGACCTGAAGCCCCAGAATCTGCTCATAAACAGGGTACCTCtcagggagaagtggggagactgGGGAGGCTGGAGCCAAGTACTGAGCGATGGGGGAGCTGGCCTTCACACTGTTGAGACGCCCCTCTCCTGTTCCTCCCATGTCCATCAGAATGGGGAGCTGAAATTGGCTGATTTCGGGTTGGCTCGAGCCTTTGGGATCCCTGTTCGCTGTTACTCAGCTGAG GTGGTCACGCTGTGGTACCGCCCACCGGATGTCCTCTTTGGGGCCAAGCTGTACTCCACGTCCATCGACATGTGGTCAGCCGGCTGCATCTTTGCAG agCTGGCCAATGCAGGGCGGCCTCTCTTCCCCGGCAACGACGTAGATGACCAATTGAAGAGGATCTTTCG ACTGCTGGGGACGCCAACCGAGGAGCAGTGGCCCGCCATGACCAAGCTGCCAGACTATAAG ccCTACCCGATGTACCCAGCCACAACGTCCCTGGTGAACGTCGTACCCAAGCTCAATGCCACAGGGAGGGACCTGCTGCAG aACCTCCTGAAGTGTAACCCCGTCCAGCGCATCTCAGCAGAGGAGGCCCTGCAGCATCCCTACTTCTCTGACTTCTGCCCCCCCTAG
- the ASIC3 gene encoding acid-sensing ion channel 3 isoform X2 yields MKTSSGPEEARRPASDIRVFASSCTLHGLGHVFGPGSLTPRRGLWAVAVLLSLAAFLYQVAERVRYYGEFHHETALDERESHQLTFPAVTLCNINPLRRSRLTPNDLHWAGPALLGLEPAEHAAFLRALGRPPTSPGFMPSPTFDMARLYARAGHTLEDMLLDCRYRGQPCGPENFTAIFTRMGQCYTFNSGANGAELLTTPKGGAGNGLEVMLDVQEDEYLPVWKDVEETPFEVGIRVQIHSQEEPPIIDQLGFGVAPGYQTFVSCQQQQLSFLPAPWGDCSSRSLDPDFDSESSDPLGPPGPTPGPRPPYSLMGCRLACETRYVARKCGCRMMHMPGGAPVCSPQQYKDCADPTLDAMLRKDACTCPNPCATTRYAKELSMVRMPSRPATRYLARKYNRSEAYIADNVLVLDIFFEALNYQTVEQKAAYEVSELLGDIGGQMGLFIGASLLTILEILDYLCEVFRDRVLGYFWNRKRSQKHSSANLLQEGMGSHGNEVPHLSLGPSRPPTPPCAVTRTLSASHRTCYLVTRL; encoded by the exons ATGAAGACCTCCTCAGGGCCGGAGGAGGCCCGGCGGCCCGCCTCAGACATCCGCGTGTTTGCCAGCAGCTGCACACTGCATGGGCTGGGCCATGTCTTCGGCCCAGGGAGCCTGACCCCACGCCGGGGGCTGTGGGCTGTGGCTGTGCTCCTGTCGCTGGCTGCCTTCCTCTACCAGGTGGCAGAGAGGGTGCGTTACTACGGGGAGTTCCACCATGAGACGGCCCTGGACGAGCGTGAGAGCCACCAGCTCACCTTCCCAGCTGTCACCCTGTGCAACATCAACCCACTGCGCCGCTCACGCCTCACACCCAACGACCTGCACTGGGCTGGGCCAGCGCTGCTGGGCCTGGAGCCTGCCGAGCATGCCGCCTTCCTGCGCGCCCTGGGCCGGCCCCCCACGTCACCCGGCTTTATGCCCAGTCCCACCTTCGACATGGCCCGACTCTACGCCCGGGCAGGGCACACGCTGGAGGACATGCTGCTGGACTGCCGCTACCGCGGCCAACCGTGCGGGCCGGAGAACTTCACCGCG ATCTTCACCCGGATGGGTCAGTGCTACACCTTCAACTCTGGTGCCAATGGGGCAGAGCTTCTCACCACCCCGAAGGGCGGCGCGGGCAATGGGCTGGAGGTCATGCTGGACGTGCAGGAGGATGAGTACCTGCCCGTGTGGAAGGACGTGG AGGAAACCCCATTTGAGGTGGGAATCCGAGTGCAGATTCACAGCCAGGAGGAGCCACCCATCATTGACCAGCTGGGCTTTGGGGTGGCCCCTGGCTACCAGACTTTTGTGTCCTGCCAGCAGCAGCAA CTGAGCTTCCTGCCAGCGCCCTGGGGCGACTGCAGCTCGAGATCTCTGGACCCTGACTTTGACTCCGAATCCTCTGATCCCCTGGGTCCCCCCGGCCCCACTCCAGGCCCCAGGCCTCCCTATAGTCTAATGGGGTGTCGCCTGGCCTGCGAGACCCGCTACGTGGCTCGGAAATGCGGCTGCCGAATGATGCATATGCCAG GTGGCGCTCCCGTGTGTAGCCCCCAGCAGTACAAGGATTGCGCCGACCCCACGCTGG ATGCCATGCTGCGGAAGGACGCGTGCACCTGCCCCAACCCGTGCGCCACCACGCGCTACGCCAAGGAGCTCTCCATGGTGCGGATGCCGAGCCGCCCCGCCACCCGCTACCTGGCCCGGAAATACAACCGCAGCGAGGCCTACATCGC GGACAACGTGCTGGTACTAGACATCTTCTTTGAGGCCCTCAACTACCAGACAGTGGAGCAGAAGGCGGCCTATGAGGTGTCAGAGCTGCTgg GcgacattgggggccagatggGGCTCTTCATCGGGGCCAGCCTGCTCACCATCCTTGAGATCCTGGACTACCTCTGTGAG GTATTCCGAGACAGGGTCCTGGGATACTTCTGGAACCGAAAGCGCTCCCAAAAGCACTCCAGCGCCAATCTG CTTCAGGAAGGGATGGGCAGCCATGGAAATGAAGTGCCCCATCTCAGCCTGGGCCCCAG CAGGCCTCCCACACCTCCCTGTGCCGTCACCAGGACTCTTTCTGCCTCCCACCGCACCTGCTACCTCGTCACACGGCTCTAG
- the ASIC3 gene encoding acid-sensing ion channel 3 isoform X1 gives MKTSSGPEEARRPASDIRVFASSCTLHGLGHVFGPGSLTPRRGLWAVAVLLSLAAFLYQVAERVRYYGEFHHETALDERESHQLTFPAVTLCNINPLRRSRLTPNDLHWAGPALLGLEPAEHAAFLRALGRPPTSPGFMPSPTFDMARLYARAGHTLEDMLLDCRYRGQPCGPENFTAIFTRMGQCYTFNSGANGAELLTTPKGGAGNGLEVMLDVQEDEYLPVWKDVEETPFEVGIRVQIHSQEEPPIIDQLGFGVAPGYQTFVSCQQQQLSFLPAPWGDCSSRSLDPDFDSESSDPLGPPGPTPGPRPPYSLMGCRLACETRYVARKCGCRMMHMPGGAPVCSPQQYKDCADPTLDAMLRKDACTCPNPCATTRYAKELSMVRMPSRPATRYLARKYNRSEAYIADNVLVLDIFFEALNYQTVEQKAAYEVSELLGDIGGQMGLFIGASLLTILEILDYLCEVFRDRVLGYFWNRKRSQKHSSANLASHTSLCRHQDSFCLPPHLLPRHTALDPMSVSSGPHLAILDVPSLHIILPSSPQ, from the exons ATGAAGACCTCCTCAGGGCCGGAGGAGGCCCGGCGGCCCGCCTCAGACATCCGCGTGTTTGCCAGCAGCTGCACACTGCATGGGCTGGGCCATGTCTTCGGCCCAGGGAGCCTGACCCCACGCCGGGGGCTGTGGGCTGTGGCTGTGCTCCTGTCGCTGGCTGCCTTCCTCTACCAGGTGGCAGAGAGGGTGCGTTACTACGGGGAGTTCCACCATGAGACGGCCCTGGACGAGCGTGAGAGCCACCAGCTCACCTTCCCAGCTGTCACCCTGTGCAACATCAACCCACTGCGCCGCTCACGCCTCACACCCAACGACCTGCACTGGGCTGGGCCAGCGCTGCTGGGCCTGGAGCCTGCCGAGCATGCCGCCTTCCTGCGCGCCCTGGGCCGGCCCCCCACGTCACCCGGCTTTATGCCCAGTCCCACCTTCGACATGGCCCGACTCTACGCCCGGGCAGGGCACACGCTGGAGGACATGCTGCTGGACTGCCGCTACCGCGGCCAACCGTGCGGGCCGGAGAACTTCACCGCG ATCTTCACCCGGATGGGTCAGTGCTACACCTTCAACTCTGGTGCCAATGGGGCAGAGCTTCTCACCACCCCGAAGGGCGGCGCGGGCAATGGGCTGGAGGTCATGCTGGACGTGCAGGAGGATGAGTACCTGCCCGTGTGGAAGGACGTGG AGGAAACCCCATTTGAGGTGGGAATCCGAGTGCAGATTCACAGCCAGGAGGAGCCACCCATCATTGACCAGCTGGGCTTTGGGGTGGCCCCTGGCTACCAGACTTTTGTGTCCTGCCAGCAGCAGCAA CTGAGCTTCCTGCCAGCGCCCTGGGGCGACTGCAGCTCGAGATCTCTGGACCCTGACTTTGACTCCGAATCCTCTGATCCCCTGGGTCCCCCCGGCCCCACTCCAGGCCCCAGGCCTCCCTATAGTCTAATGGGGTGTCGCCTGGCCTGCGAGACCCGCTACGTGGCTCGGAAATGCGGCTGCCGAATGATGCATATGCCAG GTGGCGCTCCCGTGTGTAGCCCCCAGCAGTACAAGGATTGCGCCGACCCCACGCTGG ATGCCATGCTGCGGAAGGACGCGTGCACCTGCCCCAACCCGTGCGCCACCACGCGCTACGCCAAGGAGCTCTCCATGGTGCGGATGCCGAGCCGCCCCGCCACCCGCTACCTGGCCCGGAAATACAACCGCAGCGAGGCCTACATCGC GGACAACGTGCTGGTACTAGACATCTTCTTTGAGGCCCTCAACTACCAGACAGTGGAGCAGAAGGCGGCCTATGAGGTGTCAGAGCTGCTgg GcgacattgggggccagatggGGCTCTTCATCGGGGCCAGCCTGCTCACCATCCTTGAGATCCTGGACTACCTCTGTGAG GTATTCCGAGACAGGGTCCTGGGATACTTCTGGAACCGAAAGCGCTCCCAAAAGCACTCCAGCGCCAATCTG GCCTCCCACACCTCCCTGTGCCGTCACCAGGACTCTTTCTGCCTCCCACCGCACCTGCTACCTCGTCACACGGCTCTAGACCCGATGTCTGTGTCTTCAGGGCCGCACCTTGCCATCCTGGACGTGCCCAGCCTGCACATAATTTTGCCGTCttcaccccaataa
- the CDK5 gene encoding cyclin-dependent kinase 5 isoform X2: MQKYEKLEKIGEGTYGTVFKAKNRETHEIVALKRVRLDDDDEGVPSSALREICLLKELKHKNIVRLHDVLHSDKKLTLVFEFCDQDLKKYFDSCNGDLDPEIVKSFLFQLLKGLGFCHSRNVLHRDLKPQNLLINRNGELKLADFGLARAFGIPVRCYSAEVVTLWYRPPDVLFGAKLYSTSIDMWSAGCIFAELANAGRPLFPGNDVDDQLKRIFRLLGTPTEEQWPAMTKLPDYKPYPMYPATTSLVNVVPKLNATGRDLLQNLLKCNPVQRISAEEALQHPYFSDFCPP; the protein is encoded by the exons ATGCAGAAATACGAGAAACTGGAGAAGATTGGGGAAG GCACCTATGGAACAGTATTCAAGGCTAAAAACCGGGAGACTCATGAGATCGTGGCTCTGAAACGGGTGAGATTGGATGACGATGATGAG GGAGTGCCAAGTTCTGCCCTTCGGGAAATCTGCCTACTCAAAGAGCTGAAGCACAAGAACATCGTCAG GCTTCATGACGTCCTGCATAGCGACAAGAAGCTTACTTTGGTTTTTGAGTTCTGTGACCAG GACCTTAAGAAATATTTCGACAGCTGCAATGGTGACCTAGACCCAGAAATTGTGAAG tCATTCCTCTTCCAGCTGCTAAAAGGCCTGGGATTTTGTCACAGTCGCAACGTGCTGCACAGGGACCTGAAGCCCCAGAATCTGCTCATAAACAGG AATGGGGAGCTGAAATTGGCTGATTTCGGGTTGGCTCGAGCCTTTGGGATCCCTGTTCGCTGTTACTCAGCTGAG GTGGTCACGCTGTGGTACCGCCCACCGGATGTCCTCTTTGGGGCCAAGCTGTACTCCACGTCCATCGACATGTGGTCAGCCGGCTGCATCTTTGCAG agCTGGCCAATGCAGGGCGGCCTCTCTTCCCCGGCAACGACGTAGATGACCAATTGAAGAGGATCTTTCG ACTGCTGGGGACGCCAACCGAGGAGCAGTGGCCCGCCATGACCAAGCTGCCAGACTATAAG ccCTACCCGATGTACCCAGCCACAACGTCCCTGGTGAACGTCGTACCCAAGCTCAATGCCACAGGGAGGGACCTGCTGCAG aACCTCCTGAAGTGTAACCCCGTCCAGCGCATCTCAGCAGAGGAGGCCCTGCAGCATCCCTACTTCTCTGACTTCTGCCCCCCCTAG